GAAAAAGGTCGGGTTGGCGAGCCGGGAGGATTTCAGGAATCGGATCGAGTTTTTGTGAGGAATAGGCTGTGGAAACGGGTGGATTCGGCGGCAGGACGATGTAACTAAAATGTAACCGTCCTAACCGAAAATTTTCCCAGAAAACCTAACCTGATCCAAAATGCTCTTTCTAACTGTTTGAAACGTAAGCGATTAATTTATGATGGGGAATCGCCTATTTTAAATTTCCGTCTTCAAATCCGGTGTGAGGGGCTAATACCTCCTCAGGTGGGTTCGATTCCCATGCACTTCCGCCAATTTACAAGATTTGACAGTTTCCCTCTTACCCATTATTGACACACTGTGACACACCGCTCGCCACTGACGATAGGGAAAATCGAAGGAAAATTCTGGACCGCCGTCGTAACGCTCAGGGAAGGCCGTATTCGCATCATTTCCGTGCGCCGCTCCCGAAAAAACGAGGAGATGCTTTATGAAGACCATAACAGCAAAGGAGTTTGACGAAAAGTTTGATGCTGGCGAAGATGTCTTGGAATACTGCATCCTTGATAATATTCTCCGTCCCCGATTGGAACAACGTCGGGTCAACGTCGATTTTCCCGCCTGGATGATCGAACGTCTTGACC
This DNA window, taken from Syntrophales bacterium, encodes the following:
- a CDS encoding BrnA antitoxin family protein, whose product is MKTITAKEFDEKFDAGEDVLEYCILDNILRPRLEQRRVNVDFPAWMIERLDQAARELGVTRQSVIKFWIAERLKTSA